The DNA sequence CATTGACAGAGAAACTTATGGTTGTTTTAAGAGATGGAAGAACTCTGATAGGATATCTGAGATCTATAGATCAATTTGGTGAGTATACAGATTGCTTGCAGTTCCCCTATTTTTCTGAAAGATAGTCAGGAATGAGTGCTACAGGCAGCCATCTTGACTGAGTCTAGCTTAATATGACTATCTTATCtatggagggggtgggggacaGTTTGGGAGGAGGTGAGAAAAATAAAGGGACTTCCACAACAGCTAAGCACACAGGAAGCGTTTTATAGAAATGACAACTTGTCAATGACTTGTCCGAAACTGCTGTTGTCCAAAACAAAAGCACACTACAAGCGTTTTATAGAAATGACAACTTGTCAATGACTAGTCCAAAACTTTGAACCAAATACATTTATTATCTAATCACCAATAAGGTCTCTGCTAATGCTGGAACAACGCACTCCTTGAAGGCGATCTGCAGTGAAATTGcaacagtccctctatttttctcccctcccctccccactGCTATAAACACCTGATGCCTGCTTGCCTCCCTTGTTAAGTTGgaaacaaattacaaaatgaCTGTCTAGTGGTTGTTGTTAATGTAACGGCCCAGTGAGTATAAAACGCTGTAAATGTTTTGAGCTCAGGAGTCAGTTGTTTAGGTATCATAATATTGTAAGTTGCCCAAACCCCTCCCTTGCAAAGAGGAAGGAGCTGGAAGCTCCACAGACATTAATTTATTCCTTGATCATAACAAGAACTGGTATCACTGAACTATCCAGgcagcaaacaaacaaaaacagcagGGACACTTTCCCCCCCTTAACAGACATCATACTTGAAACAGTGGAGGTGCTGATTGAAttcaattgtttctgggatatTTCAGCCAACCTTTTGCTTCAAGATACCATAGAAAGAATCCATGTTGGAGACAAGTACGGCGACATTCCCAGGGGAATTTTCCTTATCAGAGGAGAAAATATGGTGCTTGTTGGAGAAATAGTGAGTAGTTTTTAGATATCTTAATAATACCTTAATTTTGTCATGTGTATGTACTTCTCCGTTCTGAAAATAAGTCCCAGAGATTATAAATTCAAATAAGGGGCATGCATTTGGATGGGGCTCATGTGTGGAGAGGCTCCTTAATACTGCACTTTCCAAAAAGATgcaaactctgaagttcaaaatccaccttttgttttttttgctgctgtcaatcataatcacgatcacaagcaacacaaaaaacacactacacagaaacacacaaaacagatTAAAATCCTCATTTCACAATATAATCTCAGTATTGAAAAGATGTGCCAACTTCTGCAAACACTGCAGCAATAAACTTCATCCCTGTGATGTTTTATAAATTACCATAGCCTTAATTTACtcaaagaaaagagaaacaaaattgCAGATTTTTTGATTTTGATAAACGTAAAGATTCTTCTTCCAAATTGACTTAAGTTTGCTGATGAAACAAGgagagaatttgacatgacatcAAGAGTCCCAGAGAGCCTTTTTTCTCAGAACTCTTTAGATGAAACATTGTGTTACTGTTTTAACCCTGTTAAACCCCAAAAGAGACCAACATTAACTTTCTCCAAAGAATGTCAATACATTAACAAGATAAAAGGTGATAAGACTGAATGAagtgatcaccaaagggaaaacctttgatcttttaacaaattctcgtaactatattttttatctttattattaagtctggagaatttgtatgggGATATTGGGGCCAGTGGTGTTAATAATGTgttgtttcattttgaaaaaggatgAAGAAAAGGAGGCCAACtcaaaacttcaaaaagtcTCAGTGCCTACAATTTTGGAAGCTCAGAGAGAGGAGCAATTAGCcaaagaagaggaagagaaagcaaaaatgaAAGCAAGGCTGAAACAAGGACTTCCTGTGAATGTACCAGACTCTTATCTAAACAGTGATGATGTGTTCGGTTGAGTACCTTGaaaaagagtttaaaatgaGGCGGCAACACTTTAAGCTCAGACTCAAAATTGGCTACTTGAAGTAACAGCAAAATCTTGCAAGCAAGGGTATTCTGAGCCTTCGGTGTAATTCAAATGTTGCTTGGTGACATTATGTTACAAATGTTCTTCAGAAAACATATTTCCGTTATATGAAAAATGTCATATAATGATATATAATGAATGATGTTTATAATGATTTATTTGAAATACAGTCTTTGGTCTGCCAAAATGGCCCTTGACCCTCTAAAATTAGAGAGAGCAGAAATCTCaccattatttattttttgtaaggTTGTTGTACATCTGTAGATACACGCATTTTTGTAGTAAATGTGTGTGGagtaatatttttcctgtcatTAGCATAGATGTGCACACCCACAAAGTATATAATATGTTctcaggaaagaaaaaataaaagttaaaaattgtaAGAAATAAATACCAGTAAATAAAGAGAATTTTACAAGGCTATGCATAGTAAATATTTTCTACACGAGACGGGAAACTGTGTATCTTCAAGCAGCCATCTAATGTTCTGTTgattataaacaccaatgaaataccaaaccatttctcTTTAATATTCTTTCTTGCCGTGAAAGGCGTGATTTATTATGTAACTAAAACGTCCTCAAAAACTGAAATGAATTGATTACAACCGTTGCAAAAATGTATTCAGAGTAGTATCTGCTGTAACTTTATTTCCAGTCCATCAAAAAATGTCGCTCTCATTGCACAATAAATAACACTTACTCTAATTCTCAATCTTTATTTGAAACGTTCCgaaaaactttatcccaaacAGACCGAAAAATAGCCTGTAGTAGTTAACAAGCAAGCGATTGCTGTCAACAAAGTCTGTTAAACTTTCCCAGCGGTGCTCTGCAGTTTGGACATGTGTGAATGACATCTTTACACATATCGATGCAGAATGGAATAAGACAGCAACCCAGCCAACATCTGAAAAAAGAAGAGACTCGGAATTAGACAACAGATGTAAACATTTGATCAATTTAGTTGGACGATAAGTCATAAATTCATGGGGAGGCTTCACCCCGTGTTCCAACCCCTTGCCCTCTTATTTTGTGAAAGAAAGAGTACCCCTTACCTTTCATTAAAAAGGGGTAGCCTTGTCACAGTagtggatccaggggaggggccaccctcccccccccaatttttagctcaactgaggcctgaagggccgaaaaaagTTTGGGGggtgaccgcccccccccccccccccccccctttatctCAAGGTCTAGATCTGGCACTGTTTCATACctacttaaaaaaattaagtagGAAAACAATTGCCATTTTAGATCGTTATTATAGCGTCCGAGGTCTTCACTATAACGGATCGTATCCTGCACCTCTTCACACTGCCACAAAGAATGTCTCAGAAACATATCGGATATGTAACGATTCACTTTcaagatcggcgcggcgcagtTTTGTAATTGCACCGTTAAAGAAACTGATCCAAAATAATCGTTCTTAAGAGTTTTCCGGTATGGTATAGACATAccttaataaattaaaatggtACAGCCAGATTGCGACATCCTcgcccttttatatacctgaagcctgaaaaaggtaccgcTTTCGGGTGGAGACTGCCCGATCGCCCCCTTCCACAAACACACACCCTGATAAAGTCTTTCTAAGAATTAGGAGAAAAACATCTCGGAGAGACTAACAAATCTAATATCCAAATGGACAACTCCCTGGAGTGTAGCGTCCATATACGCACATACGCCCGTGCGTACTGGTGAAATCtggcttttttttcttgaaagcatttttatcattacatAATTAAATTGGGATGACTGATAAATTTTTCGAAATTATATTAGTGTATTTGTgttattagtataggtaatagcatgatttgtagtgatctttggcataaataccacaagtgatatttcgaaattgttatacgtaatttcaaatttgagacaattttgaaatatcacgagtggtatttacgccaaatatcacgtacaaatcatgctattatttgtttatactactacccgcaaaaggtttgtaattttcacaggtaggtatttcaaattaagctgaaataccactgctctaagccaaccagattgcagaaatttctcatgtagtagtgtaATTTCCGTTATTCTTTTAATATTCCATAAACGGACGGTAAGAAACGTTATAGTGGGGAAAGATTGAGCTCTCTTGCAATTCTGCACAAACACAAGCAAAAGGACGTTGATATTGAAGGCGTTGTTACATAGTTTGCCCGTCTGAAGGGTAGAAGTCCGCGCTTTGCTTGTAACCTCCTTGACGGCGTTACCGTTTTACCCTTTTTTCTTTCCGTGAACACTGTACCTTTCCGATAACACTAGATGTGGGTCAAATAAACAACTAACTACTGCATGTCCTGAGGAAAACACAAGAAATGGCATTTCAGAAACCCTAAATTTAACAATATTTCCGCGGGCGCATGCCCCCAGACCACCTTGGAGCGCTCTAACTTTTCTTCCAAGTGCGTACACCTTCAAAACCTTAAGCTACGCCACTGCTTAGTCTCTGATCCAAACTTGGAGAACTTTCGAAATCGTCAAGAcagcggcagtgaaaacgtcattgatagagaccttaagattgtaagacgaggacgactgcGAATAGTGCTCGCTCGTAAACCGGCGTCATTTTCCCGGGAAAACGAGGTAGTCGTTGTCATAAGTGGTCATTCTACAACGAGTTTTAAGCGAGagtgtcgtagtggcggaaacaagttatcaaatgttagaagttgtagcattttgcaatcgggagaGGTCTTAACCCCCTACAATAACGTTAACAGTGCTTTGTTGCATAAGCTCagtggacatgatggggaaaacatgctcaagtagttttgtccaggattgtactAGAGCCTTTCTTTCAACTTCTCGATTTTAGAGCACTCTTGAAAGGAAACAACAAGGCAGTGCTCGCCGGGTGCGTTCTTTCAAACGTCATCGCAAATATCCCGGCAGTTCACTTTCTGGGGTTGAATTTGTCAGGGGCCACGTGCAacttaaagagaaagaaattcACCGTGTCGTGCGGTGACGGGGAAGAAATGAATCAAGGAGTGCTGAACgagcagagctgttgttttacTTACTGAACCCACGGTTCTTCCTTTTTGACGTTCGGAGTTCGCGTGTTGCCCTGGTCGTTTCATATTAAGCTCTCTGTTTTAAAAAAGCGGAACGTCCCAGAATACGCGCTTATGCAGAGAACCGAGAGAATTACGTTATCTTACTCTTTTAAATCGTTGAAGTGAACTTTCGATTTTTGGATATATGAAACGTTCCGAGTATGTCCCTTTCAATTCTTATACAACGAACacgtaaaaaacaaaaaagtaaaacagaCTTAAGTTACTGCAAAACCATCAAAGCGGTTCTTTGACACGACTTAAAAATAAGTGTGTAAATCCCCTTTAAGTTCAATGGTTCAGTATGGTTGTATTTTCACGTGAATCCACTTCAttgcctgttccaagcgttagGCCAGAAGTGAGCAGGGAAAAATGAAGAGCGGAGTTCTCTCTCTGTTTTCCTTGTTTGATTTTAGAATTGCTCCGTCCCTCACTATACGAACGCCTCAAACGGGCTATCTTTTAAGGGCGGACGGATTTCACATCTCAAGAAAAGTgacaaagcaaagaagaaaagaaacattGAACTGCTCTAAGCTTTCGCTTACCCCATAAAACACAGCAGACTCGCTGCAGCATAAGTCAGGTTTCCATCTTCCTTGTTAGTGACGGTGAAAACTCTCGTCTGACAGTACGGACAGACTACGTCTATGGGGACCTCGCCATAAACTGGAAAAGCCGGATAAACTGGTACAGGACTGTAGCCATTTAACCGGTTTGGCTGGTTTTCTGTCGGCGGGTGATACATTTTGGCTGAATCAAAATAAGCGTTATATTCCCCAAAGATAATTTCTTGCCCGAGTCTTCGATGCAAGAATTCGAAGTGACGTTGGTTTTAATGAATTCGGCATCATTGATACAATGGTGAATCAACACAGCTGGGAATATATTACTCAATGAAAATCGAAGTAGTCAATAATAAGGATAAATTTTGAggcaaagttaaagttaaaaaaagaaaccgtATTATGAGGAGATTCTCACAATCTGGAAATTTTTATCAAATCATCTTTTcttgtcaaaataaaaaatggaagtGAAAAGAAACGGCATTACAGAAATCCTAAATTGGGCTGTATTTTCTCCTCCTCgaataaattttcaaaacaaaggagGAAGGGATGGAAggccaaaacaaaaagaatttttttttatactcGGAGTATGAAAAATTTGACTCAGACTGGTTTTTGAAGCAAAGGTTTTGTTTTACGCGAGGAGTTGAAACATTTTTGCAAGCGACTGTCCTATTGCAATCTGATAAATaccaatttttttaagttaacgGTAAAGAAATTGAACACAAACTCTTCGCTTTCTACTTTCACTTTGAGTTTTTAGTCAGTAAAGAGGCAACCGAGGTAAAACTTTCAGTGGAGTTTCTTGTGTTTCCCTTGCATTGAATATGTCTAACTAAAACGAATTTAACATTTGTAGCTTTTTTAATACTAGTGCCGCGGTCTCAGAAAGAATTTTCGTCTAGCTATGGTCCTGGTGAAGTCTCCATGTTTTACCATCAAATGTAAATTACTGACGTGTTTGAGTTGTTGTTGATCAAACCAAACTTTTGTTTAATTAGCTGTAAGTGTTTGCTACATTATGATGAATTCATTAGCGCGGCAAGCGAACACATGTGCTCTTTTTAGTGGATGGTTACTTTTTATTCTGAGCAAAACACGTAATCTAATGtctgaaacaaagaaaatacaacAAGACACGAGATTACCTAGGTGCATTCTCGGTAGTTCAAAAAAACTTTCTGCAGGTTTTCAACTTCCAGCTTGACGTAATTTTGTCAAAGCAACACCTGTTGTACTGGATTTCTCCGAACTCCGCCACTGTAGGTTATATCAGACCAAGATATTCCAAGTAACATCAAAAGATGCGAgctcattttgtttttgctatCCTTGTTAACTTGGTTTTCACTGCCTACAGTTCACACGTCAAAGAACTTACTCTTTACAATTTTGACAAATTCGTTGACGGTGAGCGTTTCGTGTTCGTTTTTTTCTACGCGAGTTGGGAACAGCGATGCGTAGAAATTCTTGAACGTTATGAAGAAGTTGGCGACGCATATGCAGACCGCGATGATGTGCTCATTGCTAAAGTAAATGCGTACGAAGAAGTCAAACTGGGTACAAGATATTGGATCGATGAATACCCTTCCTTTCGGTATTTTATCAAAGGAAGTATCACAGAGGAAACGTAAGTATACAATTCTTGGCATTACCTATTATCAAtcgaacaaaaacaaagaataattTTAGTATTCAACTTTTCAAACACCCAAACATCTGTAGGAAGACAGTAGTATAGTATATGGCAGTATGAGCACATTTTCCATATTTTTGCTCTATATTTTGggccataatttcacaaatcaTACATAACAGTATGATACCGGTTCAACTGTGTTGGTGTTATGTAtgatttgtgaaattatggccCAAATTATAGAgccaaaatatggaaaatgTGCTCTTACCGCCATATACTATACTACTGAACACGGCCTTGGTGGCGGAATTCACGGAAACTCAAAAAAAGAACTGCTTTCATTTGAGAATTTGgtacactttaggatttcatgaAATCCACTGACTCATAAGTCTAAACCACCTTACACAGTAGACAGTACCACAGAAAAGTACCACTCAGtcactttcatttgaattgaCACACTAAGTTTGGAAATACGgactaaaaagctaaaaccaCCCAGTATAGCATAATTTCATTTATTGTTTAGAAGTTAGAACTGCCAAGCTTAAAATAACCACATTTTCATCAAGTAATCAAGTCTTACTTGCATATGCTCCACAGTACTGCGTGCagagtagctttcatttgaatagttaTACACAACTCAGGGTTGTATAATATTCATAGTcaccaaaatgaaaatcaacTCGTAAAACACAATGAACAGTATTTTACAGTCTTAAATGTTGTAATAGTAAGCCGGTTAAGACTTCTGCGTAAGACTTTTGGTACATTGTCAACAGTCGATATAGTCAAAGAGGCCTCATCGGCAACGGTATATTTATAACTGCATGCTTTCTCCATTTTGCAGTTATAAAGGCAGCAGCCATCCCCAAGATCTGATCCGTTTCATCCAAACTAAAGCCTTCCAACGCCTCAATCTTGGCATTTTCCTGACTCCAGTCATCGACCTTAGCTCATCAAACTTTGAACGCATCGTCAAAGACAGAGCACGAAGTATCATGGTCCTCTACTACAATGGCAACTGCGATCTCTGCAACAGTTTACAAGGCACTCTGTACAACGTAGGGGTAACCTTCCGGAACGAGCCAAAATGTCTGATCGGTCGACTGAATTGTGACGCAGATCCGCAGATCTGTATTGAACAAGGCATTCCGCACTATCCCAGGTTCAAAGTGTACTCACAGCACAACAAAGACGGCGTGGTGTACGAGCCCGGTACGAATCAGGAGAGCTTCAGCGAGACGAATATGACCAAATTTATGAACGCTTTGTGTGGGACGCAGAGGATTTTGCGAGGACGACTTAACGAAAAGGTGAGTTTGTGGCAGACAGGACCGAGTTGTTGGAAGCTTCGTCTTAACTTTAGAAACTCAACGAAAGGTACCTCAACGTTAAAATTATCGCGTTCAATTAGATGCCATTAGTGTGAAACTTCAACATTGTCTCCTTAACTCTCAGAACTTTACTTAAAGGGTTCTTAGCGTTGGCATAAAACAGACATGAATCGTCTATCCCCTCTTTGACATCTTAAATCCAGAGGAACCACGACGTAACGAGCCACTTTACTATAAACCTCTTAGTAAGAAAAGACGTCTTCATCCAGTCAAAATGAAATGCACAAACAACACACCAAAAAATGCCTGTTACGCaggtttattttaatttttttatacccCAGTTTTGGTaaactatttaaatttttttttgtggttcactttatcctttgtttttgggtgtgATAAAGTACGATTAACGAgcttgaaacaaaggaaaatataattcaaACCAAggtaaaactgaaccacaacatattcATTACTTCATCTTTATCCGCCAAGGGTTTTTCAACGAACCGACTAAATGACCACCTTCCAGTGGCTAGTCTGCGAACGAAAACGTATTTCCGGTCAGCCAAAAATTACTTAAGTTTCGGGTGGAgggaagcgacgaccggaaataggtgcgcgttcgcaggctacccaTCGGCCGGTTGGCTAAACTAGTCAGAGCGCAGAAAGCGCTGCATCGATATCATAGAGGTGGAGATTTTGAATAgagtacaagcctgaattttctTAGACTTTCTTTTGGTAATTGAAAAGGTTGCGTATATAACTGGGTTGATCTTCTTTACATTCAGCAGTAGGGAAAGtgctaggaaagatcgaagcgactctgctagcagggtaggAAAGTGAATTCAtattttgtattcttttttatCAGGCGGGTCTCTTGGATGACTTCAACGACCTAGCGGTCCAGTTTATGACAGAACACAGAAGACGCCGAGAAATATTGGTGGCAGCAAAACACAAAGCTTTAGCACAAGCTGAATTCCAGACGGAAgccaatttttatgtttctgTGATGGTTCGAATTGCAGAGCATGGCGCTGGAATAGTTAAGGAGGAAATTGATCGATTGGAACGCTTAATCGCCGGTCCATTGCACGCTAATAAGGCAGACGAActtgaaaagcgaaaaaatatcCTGAAGCAGTTCCAGGTCTTGCATTACGAGAGAGATGAATTATAACCTGCTCGTGTCTACAGTAATTTTCGAAACTGAGTTTTCCATCTTTGTAATTCAGTTGACAAATTTTTCAGTTTAAGCATGTTTCTTTTATTTGGttttctatcttttctttctttttttagtaaAGATTTACCCTCAAATATATTTGTCCTACGATTCCGctatcattttaatttaaagtttCAGTTAAGACTTGCCAATTCTTATAAGTGACGATTAATTTCTGGGTATGTTAAGTAAAAAGTCGCTGATGATAAGAGAACCAAAGTTGGAAGCAGTTTATGAAGCATACGTTGAAACAAACACAGCAGCAAGGTTACACTGTGTTATAGCTTGGTCATTTTTGTATTGTCTTTAAATCACATTTAGCTATACAGATGGTGCTTCAGCTTTAACAGCTCCTTTCCAAATAAAAACTTAACTTCAAGGACTGgtgcagttttctttttgtttacaaagatcatatttccttctttcccctGTGTCCACTCTTTCCGTAAAAGTGTAGGTAGAGTGTAGCTAACATTCCCTGTTAACTGCAAAAACCTTTGGCCTCTAACAAAGCATCATAAAAAAAGATAGCCTTGCTAGcgaaagtaaatgaaaaagCTCTGTTCAGCCACTTATTGGTCGTTTGAGTTTGCCTTCCCTTATCCCTTCGGTGCATTTGTTCGGGTCACGTTGCCCAGCGATGAATTGACGGATTCTTCAACCGAAATTCATGACCATGAAGCTTAAGACCTGTGGGAAAACGCCATGCAAGCGACTTCAAGATTAACTGAAAAATATCTCCTTTGTCagcatgtatattaactctCTTCATGGAATGAGTAGCTTCAGCACGACGGACAATCTCAATCACGCCCCAAAACGATAAACTTTGTGTCAAGTTCATATGTGTCTTTTTAATCAACGTTTTTAGGTCTATTTCGCCCTAGGAATTATTCAGTACCTCTAAGCCACAACGATTCCGTATCGATTTCACGAGCGTGGTCTGATAAACGTATCCAGGAATACAAGAATACCCCCAATATTTCTCTGTTTTAAATAGTCCATGTAAGCACGTCTTGATCGGCCctgcaaaagagaaaacaagaagaaacgtCTGTCTGTTTTGATAGTAGCACTGACAAGGGCCACGTTAGGCAGAATACCTGGTAGAAATCGCCCTTCCattttttaacctcttttaTGAGGGCCAAGAAAGTCATTGAGCGATTG is a window from the Porites lutea chromosome 10, jaPorLute2.1, whole genome shotgun sequence genome containing:
- the LOC140950700 gene encoding U6 snRNA-associated Sm-like protein LSm1, yielding MSFLPGTASLIKEIDKKLMVVLRDGRTLIGYLRSIDQFANLLLQDTIERIHVGDKYGDIPRGIFLIRGENMVLVGEIDEEKEANSKLQKVSVPTILEAQREEQLAKEEEEKAKMKARLKQGLPVNVPDSYLNSDDVFG
- the LOC140950255 gene encoding protein disulfide-isomerase 1-like; translated protein: MRAHFVFAILVNLVFTAYSSHVKELTLYNFDKFVDGERFVFVFFYASWEQRCVEILERYEEVGDAYADRDDVLIAKVNAYEEVKLGTRYWIDEYPSFRYFIKGSITEETYKGSSHPQDLIRFIQTKAFQRLNLGIFLTPVIDLSSSNFERIVKDRARSIMVLYYNGNCDLCNSLQGTLYNVGVTFRNEPKCLIGRLNCDADPQICIEQGIPHYPRFKVYSQHNKDGVVYEPGTNQESFSETNMTKFMNALCGTQRILRGRLNEKAGLLDDFNDLAVQFMTEHRRRREILVAAKHKALAQAEFQTEANFYVSVMVRIAEHGAGIVKEEIDRLERLIAGPLHANKADELEKRKNILKQFQVLHYERDEL